TGAACCGCCGCAGGATCTCCTCCCCGTCCACGTCCTCGTCGCCCGCGTCCACCTTCGCGTTGTGGTACTTGGGGTTGGCCGCCGGCACTAGCGACAGCTGGGAGGGGGCGGAGAGGGCGAGGGTGGTGGCGGGGAGCGGCCGCCGCGGGAAGGAAACGAAGGTGGCGTTGGAGGTGGGTTGGAGGAGGGGAGGTGCACGCGACGACGAGACGGCTGCGGCCGCgtaggtggtggtggcggcggccatggtggtgaTGCCGGCCGGCGAAGACGGATCGGAATAGAGAAGCCTCGACAGAACGAACCCACCCACTGGCCACTGTTTGTAGAACGACCTGGTTGATGGGCCTGATGGGCTTTCTCTTAAAGGATTTAGCCCACGGATCAGCCCAGTGCGGCTGAAATCTGCAGGCCGGATAGTGTTCGACGGGCACTGCGATTCCCTCCTGAAGTGATATTGAATTAGTGATACGTGCTCTTGCTCCACGTTATTTATGCACCGATGGATACAAAACGCTTTGCAAAGGTTACTTTGATTAACCGCCGTGCAATAATGCTCTTCGAGTTATCCAAAAAAAATGCTCTTCGGTTGTATCTATTAATTTTGCTTATACTCCAACTTACACGAAGATTATCGCAAAAAAATGCTCTTCGGTTGTATCTATTAATTTTGCTTATACTCCAACTTACACGAAGATTATCGCAGAAACGGCTACAAACCTAGTGATTATAAGAGTCTTAGGGTGTTTGGCGCGGCTTCTCCTGAGGAGAGCCAGAGTCGTTTTGGAGAAGCCACAATTTGTGGCTTCTCCAAAATGACTCCGGCTCCTCTGCTTTTACTGAAAATGGCTTCCTTTAGGAAAATAATTGGCAGGGCTCCttcggaggagccagagccggagctgATGAGGAGTcctgccaaacagggcctaagcagCACCTATATCCTGGTTTCGAGTGCCTATGGGAGCAAATATTTTATGATTTAACAGTGTTGTGATTTCAACGATAGATGGTGTTCCCGTCGATAACGAGACGTCTATGGTAACTTCATCAATCTTAAGGATTTTCCGGTCCAGTCATCGAAGGGGTAGGGTTTATGTGCATACGTTCATAGGGGTGCGTGTGTGTGCTTATGAGTGtctacgttgtactgtgtaatcgcAAAAAAGTTATTTGAACGGTAATGCTACTTACCTGACGTATGGATGCATCGGACGTAGGCCAACATCTCATTAAAGCAGCCCACCGCTCACCTTCCCTCACAAAGTCTTATCCATTCGCTTGCGTCCTGTGGCACTCCTAACCTCTATCTCCGTCTCTGTTCCCCTCTTCACTACCAGCAGTTGTGGTACCCTCCCCCGTCATCGATAGATCAGTGTCATCGAGGCATCGCTTAAGCGCCAAGGCGCTGCACACACGACGCCACAACAGATAACTCGCCTTAGATTCCACACTAGTGAGCgggagagcgagagggagagagcgggcATGCAGGAGATTCCACAGCAGTGAGCGGGAGGGGAACCAGAAGTTGTAGCTCGCCCGCGCTGACGGGAGAAGTTGTCGACCGACCGCCATCAAGCCGTGCGCCCGCCTGTGCGGCCGTGGTAAGGAGAGGTTGTCTGTGTGCCACGACCATCTTCCCCAAGTGGTGCTGGCCTATAGCATCCTGCCTCCTCTGTTCCTCTCCCTCCATCGAGAGATAGGTGGGCAGAGGCGGAGGCGGAATGGGAGGGAAGAGACAGAGAGATGGGCGGAGGCGGAAGTCAAAATAGAGTTGCGGTGGCGGTGCGGTGCATGAGAAAGATGAAGACACGCTAGGGCTATGAGCGTGAGGGGCACATGGGCTGCTTGGTGCACATGGGCTAGGCCAGACCACTTCCTACTTctcctcctttctttttcttttttccttttgttttttctttatcATCTATATACTGCTCCGAGCTGCTGCTTTAAATTTTCCTTTAGTTGGTAAGGCGTCGTCTTGCCTTACGCCGTACTCTCTTAAGCGTAGGCGGTAGTCACTCGCCACGCCTCGCCTTATCACCTTGATAACCATGTGATAGATCCTACGCGAGCACCCATCTGGCCATTTCCTAGTGCTCTCGGGCTCACTGCTGGTAACCTTCATAGCTCAGCTCCTACCACCATCCTTCGCATGGTTCGCGTTGCCATAGCTCCTCGAGGGGCTCGTCCCACCCGCGTCGCCCACCCTCACCTGCCTAGATTTGTCCCGCCCACCGCGACTGTTTCCATCCACTCACCGTGGCTGCCTCCACCGTGTCGCCTACCCGCCCATACTCATCCCAACCGTTGTGGCCTCAATCCGCCTGCCACGGCCACCTCCACCGCGCTAGTTCGTCGTGCCGCCCCGCCTGGATTCGCCCAGGCCAGAAGATgtgcgctgaaagcgcatgttgcaaacatatgttttaagtgttatggtttagaggtatgttgcaagtgtttcatatggatgttgcaaaagtgcatccggatgttgcatatgttgcaatggctatgcaCGTATgtcgttgcaagtgtttcatatggatgttgtaaaagtagatccagatgttgtatatgttgcaatggctatatatgtatgttgtaagtgtttcatacagatgttacaaaagtagatccggatgttgcatatgttgcaatgactatacacgtatgttacaagtgtctgttataaatgtttcagttgttttcagacatatgttgcaagtgctttatctagatgttgcatatggttCATATAGATGTAGATGTTGCATATGGTTCATAtagatgttgcaagtgtatgttttaaatgtttcaactgttttagacgtatgttgcaagtattttatgttTAAAGCCTATACTCTTGGATGGGATGGTCGGAGTCATGCGACGCGCATCTACATGCATCGGGGCATGTGGATCCCCGCGTGCGTGCACGAAACAGAGCAGGCACCAGAGGTCCCGCGTGCACGTGGGAAATAGAGTGGTCACAGGTGTCCCCACGTGCATGTAGGGAACAGAGCAAGCACGGGCGGTCCCCGCGTGTGGTCAGGTGGCGCAGGAAACGGAATGTGCGAATCCACATGGACGGAACGGAGCAGGCGCGTCTATCCGGACGCGGGCGTCCGTCCGAACATCCGGACGCTCGCTCTCCTGTTATATAAGGTATGTTACTTGGTAAATGTAGCTACCATTATAAATAAAAACACCTTGTTATTATCTTTTGGTGATATATGCAAAGTAGAATGCCATTATTATCCTTGGAATTGGAAATAAAATATGGTAGCCATCAATGGACATCACAGTAAAATTGATCAGGACTGAACTCGTAGCATGTACTCGATGTAGTCATTCTCATTCCATTAGATATATCTTCGTCCAAATTAATGCTATATATTTTGAAATTTTGAGGATTAGTCACAAGCCTAGGAGTTATTAATTATTGCTAAAATATAGAATGTTTTCACCATCTATAAATAGAACATTGTGCAGGATGTGTGTGTTTGTTGGACATACATACATACCTCACACAGAAGCTCCACCATACGTTGTGATGCTTATCCTTGGATGTCTCGTGGTTCTCTcacaatgtaaatgcacatcataaaaTCTGTTGAACCATAGTAATTTTCTGGACATTGAAAACATTGTTTTCTAGTTGTAAGTAATATTGTACAACATAGAAGAGAGAGACCCTTGTGCTGTTCTAAAACTTACACTTGATGCGTTATTCATGCATCTTATTATATATAACAATTAATTAACTATTGCGCAGCTCAACACACAAATCCAGTTGGGAGCGACAGGGGAGATCACGGCTGCGTCAAACTGCTACCCAATACGCCTTTGGGACTCGTCTCAGCTCCACCAAATTCAGCTTCAAAATCCATGCAGTAGGAACTCTCTAGACCTGTGAAACCTGCAAATTCAGTGGCCAAATCCATAGATTTGGTGGAGCTCTTGCTCTTCAAGCTGAGCAACTATACTGTACGCACGAATACACAAAACATATCATCTCCGGCGGAACCTCCTCACCGCCGACTGCGCCTAGCTTGCGCTTGTCCCGCGCGTCCTCGTGGTTCCGCTGCCACATAAATACCAAACACAA
This DNA window, taken from Miscanthus floridulus cultivar M001 chromosome 13, ASM1932011v1, whole genome shotgun sequence, encodes the following:
- the LOC136502032 gene encoding small ribosomal subunit protein bS21c-like; this translates as MAAATTTYAAAAVSSSRAPPLLQPTSNATFVSFPRRPLPATTLALSAPSQLSLVPAANPKYHNAKVDAGDEDVDGEEILRRFNWQVSRAGVMEEIRRRRRHEDARDKRKRKARSAARRFRRRRFKGPYPFSDDQGAKEQASDDEGNDHWELPAGELPYR